One part of the Dermacentor silvarum isolate Dsil-2018 chromosome 6, BIME_Dsil_1.4, whole genome shotgun sequence genome encodes these proteins:
- the LOC119456235 gene encoding glycerophosphocholine cholinephosphodiesterase ENPP6 isoform X2 gives MPANSYPNWYSIVTGLYAERHGFVQNFMYDEKYDDYFLMAPHPNVSHPHWWNHAEPVWVTAEKNGIRTAMYWWDGCQVEIRGVKPTICLPYKLYGEWLTVENDTKSALSEAVDKMKQNTLDFALVYYEAVDAAGHEYGPDSMERRKALKSADSLIKHLLDEAKRQNMSDQLSIIVVSDHGMTDTGLDKNEMIDIEPHLDANDFHSVLDDGSLSMLRPHPDKIEKVYSKLKSLNIKGLNVFKREELPESYHLKESYLTQPIVLTADPGYLFMKIRLQESEKQIPRPNRTVGGGHGYDPMKLEDMRTIFLATGPGLKQGFQSGPVRMVDHYNVICRQLGIRPLQNSGSQERVRGMFFSGASGRDAATSLSLLLDILFAAYAYLYH, from the exons ATGCCGGCCAACTCGTACCCCAATTGGTATAGCATCGTCACCG GTCTGTATGCGGAGCGGCACGGCTTCGTGCAAAACTTCATGTACGACGAGAAGTACGATGACTACTTTTTGATGGCGCCCCACCCGAATGTGTCACACCCGCACTGGTGGAACCACGCGGAGCCCGTCTGGGTCACAGCAGAGAAAAACGGGATCCGCACCGCCATGTACTGGTGGGACGGCTGCCAG GTTGAAATACGAGGTGTCAAGCCTACTATATGCTTGCCCTACAAGCTTTACGGGGAGTGGCTTACGGTTGAAAACGACACTAAATCTGCACTTTCTGAGGCAGTTGATAAGATGAAACAGAACACACTCGACTTCGCGCTCGTTTACTACGAAGCCGTCGATGCGGCAG GACATGAATATGGGCCGGACTCAATGGAGCGACGAAAAGCACTCAAAAGTGCAGATTCTCTCATCAAGCATTTGCTTGACGAAGCCAAGAGACAAAATATGAGCGATCAG CTTAGCATCATCGTGGTGTCCGACCACGGCATGACCGACACAGGCCTGGACAAGAACGAGATGATCGACATCGAGCCGCATCTTGACGCCAACGACTTTCATTCCGTGCTCGACGATGGGTCGCTCTCAATGCTTCGGCCCCACCCGGACAAGATTGAAAAG GTGTACTCCAAGCTGAAAAGCTTGAACATTAAGGGCCTAAACGTCTTCAAACGAGAGGAACTGCCTGAGTCGTACCATCTCAAGGAGTCTTACTTGACGCAACCCATTGTGCTCACAGCAGATCCGGGTTACCTGTTTATGAAG ATTCGGCTTcaagaaagcgagaagcaaataCCGAGACCCAACAGGACAGTCGGCGGAGGCCATGGCTACGACCCCATGAAGCTCGAAGACATGCGCACCATCTTTTTGGCCACTGGTCCAG GACTAAAACAGGGCTTCCAGAGCGGACCTGTGCGCATGGTGGACCACTACAACGTCATCTGCCGGCAGTTGGGCATCCGGCCTCTCCAGAACAGTGGTAGCCAGGAGAGAGTGCGGGGCATGTTTTTCAGTGGAGCCAGCGGCCGCGACGCGGCCACTTCACTGTCTCTACTCCTGGACATCCTGTTCGCGGCGTACGCTTACTTATACCACTGA
- the LOC119456235 gene encoding glycerophosphocholine cholinephosphodiesterase ENPP6 isoform X1 → MKPPRLNSLRGVASSRLVECVLGFLLVSAFVVCEYHAASAAGASRPRVVLFLVDGVRWDYLSEPDLPGFDELAKTGVKAEYVVPIMPANSYPNWYSIVTGLYAERHGFVQNFMYDEKYDDYFLMAPHPNVSHPHWWNHAEPVWVTAEKNGIRTAMYWWDGCQVEIRGVKPTICLPYKLYGEWLTVENDTKSALSEAVDKMKQNTLDFALVYYEAVDAAGHEYGPDSMERRKALKSADSLIKHLLDEAKRQNMSDQLSIIVVSDHGMTDTGLDKNEMIDIEPHLDANDFHSVLDDGSLSMLRPHPDKIEKVYSKLKSLNIKGLNVFKREELPESYHLKESYLTQPIVLTADPGYLFMKIRLQESEKQIPRPNRTVGGGHGYDPMKLEDMRTIFLATGPGLKQGFQSGPVRMVDHYNVICRQLGIRPLQNSGSQERVRGMFFSGASGRDAATSLSLLLDILFAAYAYLYH, encoded by the exons ATGAAACCACCGAGGTTAAACTCATTGCGCGGAGTCGCGTCCTCTCGTCTCGTTGAATGCGTGCTCGGCTTTCTACTAGTCTCCGCATTCGTGGTCTGCGAGTACCACGCGGCGTCTGCAGCGGGTGCGAGCCGTCCACGCGTGGTCCTTTTCCTGGTGGATGGCGTGCGCTGGGACTACCTGTCCGAACCGGACCTTCCGGGATTCGACGAACTCGCCAAGACAGGAGTGAAGGCCGAATACGTGGTTCCCATCATGCCGGCCAACTCGTACCCCAATTGGTATAGCATCGTCACCG GTCTGTATGCGGAGCGGCACGGCTTCGTGCAAAACTTCATGTACGACGAGAAGTACGATGACTACTTTTTGATGGCGCCCCACCCGAATGTGTCACACCCGCACTGGTGGAACCACGCGGAGCCCGTCTGGGTCACAGCAGAGAAAAACGGGATCCGCACCGCCATGTACTGGTGGGACGGCTGCCAG GTTGAAATACGAGGTGTCAAGCCTACTATATGCTTGCCCTACAAGCTTTACGGGGAGTGGCTTACGGTTGAAAACGACACTAAATCTGCACTTTCTGAGGCAGTTGATAAGATGAAACAGAACACACTCGACTTCGCGCTCGTTTACTACGAAGCCGTCGATGCGGCAG GACATGAATATGGGCCGGACTCAATGGAGCGACGAAAAGCACTCAAAAGTGCAGATTCTCTCATCAAGCATTTGCTTGACGAAGCCAAGAGACAAAATATGAGCGATCAG CTTAGCATCATCGTGGTGTCCGACCACGGCATGACCGACACAGGCCTGGACAAGAACGAGATGATCGACATCGAGCCGCATCTTGACGCCAACGACTTTCATTCCGTGCTCGACGATGGGTCGCTCTCAATGCTTCGGCCCCACCCGGACAAGATTGAAAAG GTGTACTCCAAGCTGAAAAGCTTGAACATTAAGGGCCTAAACGTCTTCAAACGAGAGGAACTGCCTGAGTCGTACCATCTCAAGGAGTCTTACTTGACGCAACCCATTGTGCTCACAGCAGATCCGGGTTACCTGTTTATGAAG ATTCGGCTTcaagaaagcgagaagcaaataCCGAGACCCAACAGGACAGTCGGCGGAGGCCATGGCTACGACCCCATGAAGCTCGAAGACATGCGCACCATCTTTTTGGCCACTGGTCCAG GACTAAAACAGGGCTTCCAGAGCGGACCTGTGCGCATGGTGGACCACTACAACGTCATCTGCCGGCAGTTGGGCATCCGGCCTCTCCAGAACAGTGGTAGCCAGGAGAGAGTGCGGGGCATGTTTTTCAGTGGAGCCAGCGGCCGCGACGCGGCCACTTCACTGTCTCTACTCCTGGACATCCTGTTCGCGGCGTACGCTTACTTATACCACTGA